One window from the genome of Leptospira johnsonii encodes:
- a CDS encoding N-acetylneuraminate synthase family protein, producing MDIVELEKGYPETEAKIKALASECGNATEIIRGAVVSDTIHFIGDTRKISDKEGYVKELPGVTRIWNVSLPYKNIARTAAGKNGEVVHRENRIVEVHGKDGLVRKFGTGKHIFLVGPDSPQTYEQTVTIAKQAVEIGKKFGILDRIIFRGGAFKPRTRPTDWRGMGWDGIKLLDRVKEETGLPYVTEVMDHTMAEEVSKHADMIQIGTRNAQDFELLEAVGRTGKPVILKRGFGNEAIEWFSAAEYIANQGNLNIVLCERGVKTLFIKEGYCRNTPDLNVITHAKNQTILPVIFDPSHVAGDDKIVVSNLLASLPFNPDGSITETLHVEEFRKEQMCDAAQALLMSLYEKTVEAILTYEEKIKPLTDKVDSYFLERKGKK from the coding sequence GTGGACATAGTCGAACTGGAGAAGGGATATCCGGAAACCGAAGCAAAAATAAAGGCTTTGGCCTCCGAATGTGGGAACGCCACCGAGATCATTCGCGGAGCGGTCGTATCCGATACCATTCATTTTATCGGGGATACCCGTAAGATCTCCGACAAGGAAGGTTATGTAAAAGAACTTCCTGGTGTGACTAGAATTTGGAACGTATCATTGCCTTATAAAAATATCGCTCGTACAGCTGCCGGTAAAAACGGAGAAGTAGTCCATCGCGAGAACCGAATTGTAGAAGTTCACGGAAAGGATGGATTAGTTCGTAAGTTCGGAACAGGAAAACATATCTTCCTAGTTGGTCCGGATTCTCCTCAGACTTATGAGCAAACAGTAACTATCGCAAAACAAGCTGTAGAGATCGGTAAAAAATTCGGGATCCTAGATCGTATCATCTTTAGAGGTGGAGCATTCAAACCAAGGACTCGTCCAACTGATTGGAGAGGAATGGGTTGGGACGGTATCAAATTACTCGACAGAGTAAAAGAAGAAACCGGACTTCCTTACGTAACCGAAGTTATGGATCACACGATGGCGGAAGAAGTTTCCAAACATGCAGACATGATCCAGATCGGTACAAGAAACGCTCAAGACTTCGAACTTTTAGAAGCGGTAGGTCGCACAGGTAAACCGGTGATCTTAAAAAGAGGTTTCGGTAACGAAGCCATTGAATGGTTCTCAGCTGCAGAATATATTGCTAATCAAGGAAATTTGAATATAGTTCTTTGTGAAAGAGGAGTAAAAACTCTTTTCATTAAGGAAGGATATTGCCGTAACACTCCGGATCTGAACGTGATCACTCATGCTAAGAACCAGACAATTCTCCCTGTGATCTTCGATCCAAGTCACGTTGCTGGAGACGATAAGATCGTGGTTTCCAATTTACTTGCTTCTCTTCCGTTTAATCCGGATGGATCCATTACGGAAACTTTACATGTAGAAGAGTTCCGCAAAGAGCAGATGTGTGATGCGGCTCAAGCGCTTCTCATGTCTCTATACGAAAAAACGGTAGAAGCTATTTTAACCTA